GTCCCTGGCTCGCCTGTGCGAGACCCGCGGCGACCGGGTCCACGAGGGCCTCTGGATGGCCGAGGCTGTCGCCCGGGCAAGGCTCGCGATGGCCCCCCGTCCCTTCTTCGTGGATGCCGTCAGGATCATGAAGCGGACGCGGGACTGGTCCCTGGTCGCCCGGCTGCTCGAACGGGCGGGCGATGCTCACGGGGCGGATCCCTGGCTGCATCACGAGTCGGCCATCCTCTGCGAACATCGCCTGGGTGACCTGCGCCGGGCCCTGACCCACGCCCGCGCGCTGGGCGACGGGCACCGCATCGCGCGGCTCACCCGGCTCATCCGCGAGAGGGCCGAGACGGAGGGTTGACGGTTCGACGCCAAGATCGTTGCCTGAGCCCGCGGCGTCGTGCATAGTCGAGCCCGGCAGGCGAAAGGGGGCGAGATGTCGAAAGTGACGCGTGAAGACGGGCATCTGGTGGTCGCGGCCATCCGGGTCCTGGCGTACAAGCTGAACGGACCGCCCACCCCCGAACAGGTGGCGGAATTGCTGGGCCTCGCGCCGGAGACCGTACGCCTACAGACCCTGGCTCTCCAGGAAGCGGGCATCGTCAAGCTGGTGACCAGCGCCTACGAGAATCATCTCGAGGTCCGTGACCATGCCCTGCTCGACGGGCTCGAAAGCGACGCGCGGCAGGCCGCCATGGACGAGGCACTCGCCGAGTTCGATCAGCACAAGCAGGAGGAGGCCGAACGCATGTCCCGGCTCTTCTCCGAGGGCGAGCACGAACGCCGCCGGCGCGACAAGTTCAAGGAGATGGACAAGGGGCTCGGGGACTTCGAGCGCAAGAAGCCGCGCAATCCCTTCGGCGACGATTGAATCTCAGCCGGCGCCGCGAATGCAGAGGGCCTCCCCGCCGGGGGAGGCCCTCTGCTCGAGCGCGGTGCCGATCGTTCCGCTCAATCGGCGTAGAGCAGATAGCGCCGGTCGTCGACCTTGGCTGTGGCCAACTTGTCCTGGTACCACTTCTCGACGGCCTCGTTCTGCCGGGCAGCGAACAGGGAGTCGTGGATGGAGGCCGCCTCGGCGGCGAAGGCGGCCTCGTCGAACGCCGACTTCCACAGCACCTTCATGGCGAAGATACCCCGGTTCGTCTCCACCTTCTCGACCAGCACGCCAGGCTCGTTGTCCAGGGCGGCGCGGTTGAAGTCGGAATTGAAGCCCACGTCCTGGATGTTCCCGGTGGCGGTGAAGGTGTCGGTCACGGCGTGGGTCAGGCCGAACTCGGCGGCGACACCGTCGAATGCCCCGCCTGCCTGCAGGGCGGCCACGGCGGGGGCGAGCTTCTGTTCGGCCAGGGCGCTTTTCCGGGCGCGGCCGATCTTAGCGATGACCGCCGACTCGACGTCCGCCAGGGGAGCGGGCCCCTCGGGCAGGTACTCCAGGTTCTCGATCACGTAGAAGAACTCCTCGGTCTCCATCACGCGGCCGATGTCGCCAAGGCTGGAGCTGAAGGCGAACATCGTCCCCGGGATGGTGTTGCGGAAGCCGGGGATGTCGCTGCCCTCGCGCAGGGGGCGGGGGTGCAGCACTTCGAGCGCCGCATCCTCGGCGGCCTCGGCGAAACCGATGTCGAGGGCATCCTTGCGGAAGGCCTGGGCGCGTTCGTAGATGTCGGTGAGGGTCTCGTCGCCGGCGGTGATCTTCAAGAGGATGTGGCGGGCGTGTACGCGCGCCACCTCGCCATCCTCCTCGAAGCGCTCGAGAACCTCGATCAGGTGGTAGCCGAACTGGGTCTTGACGGGCCCGCTGAGCTCGCCCACGGGCAGGGCGAAGGCCGCCTCGGAGAACTCGTCGACCATGCGTTCGCGGTCGAAGGTGCCGAGGTCGCCGCCTTCGTCCTTGGTGCCGTCCTCGGAATAGATGGCGGCCGCCTCCTCGAAGTCCATGGTGCCGTCCAGGATCTCCTGCCGCACTTCCAGGGCCAGCTCCCGGACCTCGCTGTCGTCCAGCTCGCTGGGATCCTTGAGGAAGGTCACCAGCTGCACGGAGACCTTCTCCGGCTCGATGAAATCGCTCTCGTGCTCGGCGTAGTAGGCGGCGATCTCCTCCGCTGTCGGCTGTTCGTCTATGGTCAGGTCCTTGAAGAGCACGGCGACGTACTCGGCGATGCCCTTCATGTTCCGCCTGTAGTACTCGTCCCGGATCTCCTGGTCGGATACCGTTACACCGGCGGCGATAGACTCGGCGAGCTTCTGGCGGGGCAGCATGGCGCGCAGGTAGGCCTCGACTCCCGTCCAGTCCCGCTGGGGGTTGGCCAGCTCCGCGTGGTAGGCGTCCAGATCCACTTCGCCCTCGGCCGTGGTGAACTGCGCGAGGAGATCCGGCGGCGGATTGTTCTTCAGGACATCGATGATCTCGGCGTCGTCCACGGTGAGGCGGAGGCGGGCGATCTCTTCGTCCTCCAGCTTGGTGCGTACCAGGCCCTGCCAGACCGTCTCGGAGGCCTGGGCGCGCTGGTTGGTGGTCAGCGAGCTGGTCTGGTATGCGCTGCGCATCCGGGCCAGATAGTTGCGGTAGGTGTTGTCCCATTCGCCGGTGGTGATCTTCACGCCGTTGACCGAACCGACCCAGGTGGGACCCTGTTTGCGGGAGTTGTCCTGGCGGTTGCATTGCGCGCCCCACACGATGAACGTGAACAGGATGAAGGAGACGGCGATGATCCAGTAGAAGAACTTCGCCCGCGACCGCAGCAGTTTGAACATCTCGAATCTCCTCGTGAAACACGATGCCGGCCCGGAACCGGTTCGCCGACACTAAAAAAACCCAGTCATGTGTCTGGGATGTAGAGGCCTGGTCCCTGCAGTTTATGGACTGTTAAAATAGCATATCCCGGCTCCGGGAGCCAGAAAAACCCTGACCCGGCCCTTGCCGCCTCGCGGCGCCTCGCGAAGACATGGACCGCCTGTCGCGCAGGCCCCGGCTGGACGGCGGCCCGCGGCGATGGTAGATTGCGAACCGACACGGAGGTCCGCGCCATGAATCGCAGTCTCGTCCTGCTCCCGACCCTGCTGGCCGCCGCGGCGGCCTCGGCGCTCGCAAGTGCGATCCCGGACGCACCGTCGTGGCCCCTGCCGCTGGAGACGCGTTACCTGACCTCGAACTTCATGGAGCACCGCTCCGGACGCTTCCACGCCGGCCTGGATCTGAAGACCGAGGGCCGGACGGGCTTTCCCGTCCTGGCTGCGGAGGACGGGTGGATCGCCCGCATCCGCGTCTCGCCGGCGGGATACGGCAAGACCCTCTACCTGCGGGGCGCTTCCGGGCGCACCTACGTCTACGCGCATCTCGAGAGGATCGGCGACCGGTGGCGTTCCGAGGTGCGCCGCGCCCAGGCCCGCCGCGGGCGCTACGACGTGACGCTGCACTTCCCGGCCGGCAAGCACGAGGTGAGCCGGGGCGAGATCCTCGCCCTGTCGGGCCAGAGCGGCGCCGCCGGTCCGCATCTGCATTTCGAGGTGCGCGACGCCGAGAACCGGCCGCTCGACCCGCAGGCCCACGGCTTCTCGGTTCCCGATACCCTGCCGCCGACGATCCTGAAGATCCGCGCCATGCCGGCGTCCCCGCTGTCGCGCGTCGAGGGAGGGCTGGCCGCCCGCTCGGTCAGCGGCGACCCGTTGTCGGGGGAGTTGCCCCGTCTGCGGATCCGGGGCCGGGTCGCCTTCTCCGCCCAGATCCTCGAGACCTCGGACATCATGGGCTTTCGGCTGGAGCCTTATCGGCTGGCTGTCTCCCTCGACGATTCGCTGGTCTTCGAATCGCGCAACGACGGTTACGACTTCGCGCTGCAACACTTGATGCGCCTCGAGTGGCTGGAGCAGCCCGGCTGGCACGAGCGCTGGCTGATGCGGCGCGAAGGCGATGTCCTGCCGGGGCGGCGGGGGGAGGGCTGGAGCCTGGATCCGGCCGTGCTCACGCCGGGCGAGCACGTGGTGCGCGTGACCGCCGCGGACCGCGCCGGCAACGACAGCGAAGTCTTCTGGACCCTGCTCGTCTCCCCGGAGGAACCGGGAGATCCGCCCGCCTCGGCGGCGTCCTGGCGCGAGGATCCCGTGCGGGTCGAGGTGCCGTGGGACGGTGAGGGGCCGCGGCGCTGGCTGACCCCGTTCCTCGAGGCGAACGGGGAAGTGGTGAAACCGGCGGAGATCGGCGACGGAGGGCTGCTCGACGGGGGGCCGTCGGCCCTGGCGCCGGACAGCCTGACCGCGCTCGAGCGTCTTGCCGCCGGGCGGGTGCAGGGTCTGGAGGCCCTCGGCTGGAGCGCGCGCGTCGTCGCCCCGGACTGGAGCGCCCGCGCAGGCGTCGCCTTCCCCCTCGCCGCGGCGCTGCCGGACATCCTGCCGCCGGAACTCGGCGTCTACATGCAGGATCGAGGCGAAGACTGGAATCCCGCCGGCGTGCCCCGCCGCCTCG
The bacterium genome window above contains:
- a CDS encoding peptidylprolyl isomerase translates to MFKLLRSRAKFFYWIIAVSFILFTFIVWGAQCNRQDNSRKQGPTWVGSVNGVKITTGEWDNTYRNYLARMRSAYQTSSLTTNQRAQASETVWQGLVRTKLEDEEIARLRLTVDDAEIIDVLKNNPPPDLLAQFTTAEGEVDLDAYHAELANPQRDWTGVEAYLRAMLPRQKLAESIAAGVTVSDQEIRDEYYRRNMKGIAEYVAVLFKDLTIDEQPTAEEIAAYYAEHESDFIEPEKVSVQLVTFLKDPSELDDSEVRELALEVRQEILDGTMDFEEAAAIYSEDGTKDEGGDLGTFDRERMVDEFSEAAFALPVGELSGPVKTQFGYHLIEVLERFEEDGEVARVHARHILLKITAGDETLTDIYERAQAFRKDALDIGFAEAAEDAALEVLHPRPLREGSDIPGFRNTIPGTMFAFSSSLGDIGRVMETEEFFYVIENLEYLPEGPAPLADVESAVIAKIGRARKSALAEQKLAPAVAALQAGGAFDGVAAEFGLTHAVTDTFTATGNIQDVGFNSDFNRAALDNEPGVLVEKVETNRGIFAMKVLWKSAFDEAAFAAEAASIHDSLFAARQNEAVEKWYQDKLATAKVDDRRYLLYAD
- a CDS encoding M23 family metallopeptidase; the encoded protein is MNRSLVLLPTLLAAAAASALASAIPDAPSWPLPLETRYLTSNFMEHRSGRFHAGLDLKTEGRTGFPVLAAEDGWIARIRVSPAGYGKTLYLRGASGRTYVYAHLERIGDRWRSEVRRAQARRGRYDVTLHFPAGKHEVSRGEILALSGQSGAAGPHLHFEVRDAENRPLDPQAHGFSVPDTLPPTILKIRAMPASPLSRVEGGLAARSVSGDPLSGELPRLRIRGRVAFSAQILETSDIMGFRLEPYRLAVSLDDSLVFESRNDGYDFALQHLMRLEWLEQPGWHERWLMRREGDVLPGRRGEGWSLDPAVLTPGEHVVRVTAADRAGNDSEVFWTLLVSPEEPGDPPASAASWREDPVRVEVPWDGEGPRRWLTPFLEANGEVVKPAEIGDGGLLDGGPSALAPDSLTALERLAAGRVQGLEALGWSARVVAPDWSARAGVAFPLAAALPDILPPELGVYMQDRGEDWNPAGVPRRLGAAWVFDAHEAGRYALFLDRNAPYLGPGPDEGLVRRVAPSRVAAVSAPTWEVFAIRTEDLGSGIDTESIRVSLDGRPLIAEPDPPRDRLLVELPDATPPGAHRLEITVSDRAGHVTARTYQLVLIATP